One stretch of Streptomyces sp. NBC_00443 DNA includes these proteins:
- a CDS encoding ATP-binding cassette domain-containing protein has translation MALTIRSDLGFCFDREFGLTFALTSQFKRGGRDGGTVAATGVAARGLGLEGPRGWAFRGVSFEAEAGSLITIEGPSGTGRTCLLLALTGRMKPTEGSATVGAAGLPKRMAAVRRVSALAHVPGVTDLDPALTVAEHLRERALLQRRFGDSLRGLLRPRGERRAGERQRIDAALTAAGFDLDPLPKGSRTAVRDLERLEALRLSVALALIARPRVLGVDDTDLKLSDAERAEVWALLKSIAEAGTTVVAVCSEAPDGTVKVSTHAVDEAPTREETDGKEAADALAEAGRA, from the coding sequence ATGGCACTGACAATCCGTTCTGACCTGGGATTTTGCTTCGATCGAGAGTTCGGGCTAACTTTTGCACTGACCAGTCAGTTCAAAAGAGGGGGCAGGGATGGGGGAACCGTCGCCGCGACCGGCGTCGCGGCCCGGGGTCTTGGCCTCGAAGGGCCCCGCGGATGGGCATTCCGCGGGGTCTCCTTCGAGGCGGAGGCCGGCTCGCTGATCACGATCGAGGGACCGTCCGGCACCGGCCGTACGTGTCTGCTGCTCGCGCTCACCGGGCGGATGAAGCCCACCGAGGGGTCCGCCACCGTCGGCGCGGCCGGGCTGCCCAAGCGCATGGCGGCGGTACGGCGTGTCAGCGCCCTGGCCCATGTCCCGGGCGTGACCGACCTGGACCCGGCCCTGACCGTCGCCGAGCACCTCCGCGAACGGGCGTTGCTGCAGCGGCGGTTCGGCGACTCGTTGCGCGGGCTGCTGCGCCCGCGTGGCGAGCGGAGGGCCGGGGAGCGGCAGCGTATCGACGCCGCGCTGACGGCGGCGGGGTTCGACCTGGACCCCCTGCCCAAGGGCTCGCGTACGGCCGTACGGGATCTGGAGCGGCTGGAGGCGCTGCGGCTGTCCGTCGCACTGGCCCTCATCGCGCGCCCGCGCGTGCTCGGTGTCGACGACACCGACCTCAAGCTCTCGGACGCCGAACGGGCTGAGGTCTGGGCGCTGTTGAAGTCGATCGCCGAGGCCGGGACCACGGTCGTGGCGGTGTGCAGCGAGGCCCCCGACGGGACGGTCAAGGTGTCGACCCATGCGGTCGACGAGGCGCCCACGCGCGAGGAAACCGACGGAAAGGAGGCCGCCGATGCGCTCGCCGAGGCTGGCCGCGCTTGA
- a CDS encoding SAV_6107 family HEPN domain-containing protein — protein MASYHAAAARRRRATGPAPSLTGPASDVHPVLRRTTAPPAALDLLAQARAGLDETAVLETSNERYATAHLAALRIAAAVLAARGRPEAGPRRRARIRSAWEVLPEIAPELTEWSALFASGARRRARAEAGIQGAASRRDADDLIRDVAMFLRLVERMLVLQPVLPQPRPDMDGTDGEGADGSRHARDDMPDAG, from the coding sequence ATGGCCAGCTATCACGCAGCAGCCGCCCGCCGGCGCCGCGCCACCGGCCCTGCCCCCTCACTGACCGGCCCGGCGAGCGACGTGCACCCCGTGCTCCGCCGGACCACGGCCCCGCCCGCCGCCCTCGACCTGCTCGCCCAGGCCCGTGCCGGACTGGACGAAACCGCCGTACTGGAAACGTCGAACGAGCGCTACGCCACAGCCCACCTCGCCGCCCTGCGCATCGCCGCCGCCGTGCTCGCCGCGCGGGGGCGCCCGGAGGCCGGCCCCAGGCGCCGGGCCCGCATCAGGAGCGCATGGGAAGTGCTCCCCGAGATCGCGCCCGAACTCACCGAGTGGAGCGCGCTGTTCGCCTCCGGCGCCCGGCGCCGCGCCCGGGCCGAGGCGGGCATCCAGGGCGCGGCCAGCCGCCGGGACGCCGACGACCTGATACGCGACGTGGCGATGTTCCTGCGCCTCGTCGAGCGAATGCTGGTGCTCCAGCCGGTCCTGCCACAGCCGCGACCGGACATGGACGGGACGGACGGGGAGGGTGCCGACGGTTCGCGTCACGCGCGGGACGACATGCCGGACGCGGGCTGA
- a CDS encoding class I SAM-dependent methyltransferase → MSDPMRQPVSHHHPQRTSLRSGPSQPRASLRTAVVWEVLQDALDRRVKATGRQALDVLDTGGGSGNFAVPLARLGHRVTVVDPSPNALFALERRAAEAEVADRVQGVQGDAHGLFDVVERGGYDVVLCHGVLEYVDDPAEGVRNAVAALRAEGVLSLLAAGLGGAVLARALAGHFKEAKQALEDPDGRWGKGDPVPRRFTAEQLTGLVEGAGLRVGAVHGVRVFADLVPGVLVDTEPGALEALLKLEEAAAELSAFHSVATQLHVLGETREAAGA, encoded by the coding sequence GTGTCGGACCCGATGCGCCAGCCCGTCTCCCACCACCACCCCCAACGGACGTCGCTGCGCTCCGGCCCCTCTCAACCCCGCGCGTCTCTCCGTACCGCCGTGGTCTGGGAGGTCCTCCAGGACGCCCTGGACCGCCGGGTCAAGGCCACGGGGCGGCAGGCGCTGGACGTCCTGGACACCGGGGGCGGCAGCGGCAACTTCGCCGTGCCCCTCGCCCGCCTCGGTCACCGCGTCACCGTCGTCGACCCCAGCCCGAACGCGCTCTTCGCCTTGGAGCGGCGTGCCGCCGAGGCCGAGGTCGCCGACCGGGTGCAGGGCGTCCAGGGCGACGCCCACGGCCTCTTCGACGTGGTCGAGCGCGGCGGATACGACGTCGTGCTGTGCCACGGCGTCCTGGAGTACGTCGACGACCCCGCCGAGGGCGTCCGCAACGCCGTGGCCGCCCTGCGCGCCGAGGGCGTCCTCAGCCTGCTCGCCGCCGGTCTGGGCGGCGCCGTGCTGGCGCGGGCCCTCGCCGGTCACTTCAAGGAGGCCAAGCAGGCCCTGGAGGACCCGGACGGCCGCTGGGGCAAGGGTGACCCCGTGCCGCGCCGTTTCACCGCCGAGCAGCTCACCGGGCTGGTCGAGGGCGCAGGCCTGCGCGTGGGGGCCGTGCACGGGGTGCGGGTCTTCGCCGACCTGGTCCCGGGCGTGCTGGTGGACACCGAGCCCGGCGCCCTGGAGGCGCTGCTGAAGCTGGAGGAGGCCGCGGCAGAGCTGTCCGCCTTCCACTCCGTGGCCACCCAGCTCCACGTGCTGGGCGAGACGCGGGAGGCCGCCGGGGCCTGA
- a CDS encoding DUF3040 domain-containing protein, which yields MPLSEHEQRMLEQMERALYAEDPKFATALEGSGLRTYTRRRVYQAVAGFLVGIALLMAGMVAKQVWLSVVGFLVMLGCAVLAVTGWRKAPKPGEQPAGGQQTRRQPRQKRSMMARIEQRWQRRRDEQGGH from the coding sequence GTGCCGCTCTCGGAGCACGAGCAGCGAATGCTCGAGCAGATGGAGCGAGCGCTGTACGCCGAAGATCCCAAGTTCGCGACAGCGCTTGAGGGAAGCGGGCTGCGTACGTACACCCGGCGACGGGTCTACCAGGCGGTCGCGGGCTTCCTCGTAGGTATCGCGCTCCTCATGGCTGGAATGGTCGCCAAGCAGGTGTGGCTGAGCGTGGTGGGCTTCCTCGTCATGCTGGGCTGTGCGGTACTCGCCGTGACCGGATGGCGCAAGGCCCCCAAGCCGGGCGAGCAGCCCGCGGGCGGCCAGCAGACGCGCCGCCAGCCACGTCAGAAGCGCTCCATGATGGCCCGTATCGAACAGCGCTGGCAGCGCCGCCGTGACGAACAGGGCGGCCATTAG
- a CDS encoding transglutaminase TgpA family protein translates to MSGRTRMALSAAAATLMASCALLPLVSPVTWLLQAIFLLAIQTGVGMATRRVPLARPLTVAVQALVALMLLTLTFANQQAIIGVIPGPEAFTHFGELLQTGADDVSRYSIPAPLSDGIRLMLIGGVLIIGLAVDTLAVTFRSAAPAGLPLLALYSVAAGLSEGGADWLWFLVAAAGYLMLLLAEGRDRLSQWGRVFGGAPRMPGGEPTGAVAPVRTGRRIGVVALGIALAVPLALPAMNGGLLDAAGTGVGSGSGSGGTISAVNPLVSLRDSLNVDEDREVLSLKTDTADLSNMYLRIVSLDDFDGTTWQPAKRGIQAVPNEFPTPFGLGPDVQRSQVETTISAADWYAQNWLPMPYPPSGVDISGNWRYEPLGMTVVGDRRQTTRGATYTVRSLDVQPTAKQLADAPEPPAALEREFTELPDTLPTVVARTAREVTEGAANPYERAVKLQEYFAVTGGFQYDTNVKVGSGRQAIARFLKDKQGFCVHFSFAMAAMARSLDIPARVAVGFAPGTPQGDNSVSVGLKDAHAWPELYFEGVGWTRFEPTPTRGSVPSYTQSDTTGSTLPDVARPSQSTSTGPSASPSTSESCAGQNPELCASESPEAAVVTDDDGPKWYVILAWALGGAAALLIPLAPMLWRLRTRAVRLGGHGRTEADVSLHTLAVWQELTDTAWDFGISPDDSQTPRKTAARIVRLGHLDPPAAALVHRVADAVEQVLYAPTPRPPAGLAEDVRGVLSDLESKSAWTTNLRARLAPRSSARVAWALSDWWTDVKRRAAAARPTLRRPSTPGERG, encoded by the coding sequence ATGAGCGGGCGGACACGGATGGCGCTGAGCGCCGCGGCGGCCACGCTGATGGCGTCCTGCGCCTTGCTGCCGCTGGTCTCCCCGGTCACCTGGCTGCTGCAGGCGATCTTCCTGCTGGCCATCCAGACGGGCGTGGGCATGGCGACCCGGCGGGTGCCGCTGGCCCGCCCCCTGACGGTGGCGGTGCAGGCCCTCGTAGCCCTGATGCTGCTGACCCTGACCTTCGCCAACCAGCAGGCGATCATCGGGGTGATTCCCGGGCCCGAAGCGTTCACCCACTTCGGCGAGCTGCTGCAGACGGGCGCGGACGACGTCAGCCGGTACTCGATTCCGGCTCCGCTGTCGGACGGCATCCGGCTGATGCTCATCGGCGGGGTCCTGATCATCGGCCTGGCGGTGGACACCCTGGCGGTGACGTTCCGCAGCGCCGCCCCGGCCGGGCTGCCACTGCTGGCGCTGTACTCCGTCGCCGCGGGGCTGTCGGAGGGCGGCGCGGACTGGCTGTGGTTCCTGGTCGCCGCCGCGGGCTATCTGATGCTGCTCCTGGCCGAGGGGCGCGACCGGCTCTCGCAGTGGGGCCGGGTCTTCGGCGGGGCGCCACGGATGCCGGGCGGGGAGCCGACCGGCGCAGTGGCGCCGGTCCGCACCGGGCGGCGCATCGGCGTGGTCGCGCTGGGCATCGCTCTGGCGGTGCCGCTCGCCCTGCCCGCGATGAACGGCGGCCTGCTGGACGCCGCGGGCACGGGGGTCGGCTCCGGCAGCGGGAGCGGCGGCACGATCTCGGCGGTGAACCCGCTGGTGTCGCTGCGCGACAGTCTGAACGTGGACGAGGACCGCGAGGTGCTCTCCCTGAAGACCGACACGGCCGACCTGTCGAACATGTATCTGAGGATCGTCTCCCTGGACGACTTCGACGGCACCACCTGGCAGCCGGCCAAGCGCGGCATCCAGGCCGTGCCGAACGAGTTCCCCACGCCGTTCGGCCTCGGCCCGGACGTCCAGCGCTCACAGGTCGAGACGACCATCTCGGCCGCCGACTGGTACGCGCAGAACTGGCTGCCGATGCCGTATCCGCCCAGCGGTGTCGACATCTCCGGCAACTGGCGGTACGAACCTCTGGGCATGACGGTCGTCGGCGACCGCCGCCAGACCACACGCGGGGCGACGTACACCGTGCGCAGCCTCGACGTGCAGCCGACGGCGAAGCAGCTCGCGGACGCGCCGGAGCCGCCCGCGGCCCTGGAGCGCGAGTTCACCGAGCTGCCTGACACCCTGCCCACGGTGGTCGCCCGGACCGCGCGCGAGGTTACCGAGGGGGCGGCCAACCCCTACGAGCGGGCCGTCAAGCTCCAGGAGTACTTCGCCGTCACGGGCGGCTTCCAGTACGACACCAACGTCAAGGTCGGCAGCGGCCGGCAGGCGATCGCCCGCTTCCTGAAGGACAAGCAGGGCTTCTGCGTCCACTTCTCCTTCGCGATGGCGGCGATGGCCCGCTCGCTGGACATACCGGCACGGGTGGCGGTGGGCTTCGCGCCCGGCACCCCGCAGGGCGACAACTCCGTCTCGGTGGGGCTGAAGGACGCGCACGCCTGGCCGGAGCTGTACTTCGAGGGTGTGGGCTGGACCCGCTTCGAGCCGACGCCGACCCGTGGTTCGGTGCCGTCGTACACCCAGTCGGACACCACCGGCTCCACGCTGCCGGACGTGGCGCGGCCCTCGCAGTCGACGAGCACGGGCCCCTCGGCCTCGCCCTCGACGAGCGAGAGCTGCGCGGGGCAGAACCCGGAACTGTGCGCGAGCGAGTCCCCCGAAGCCGCGGTCGTCACGGACGACGACGGCCCGAAGTGGTACGTCATCCTGGCCTGGGCCCTCGGAGGCGCCGCGGCGCTGCTGATCCCCTTGGCGCCGATGCTGTGGCGGCTGCGGACCAGAGCGGTACGGCTCGGAGGGCACGGTCGCACGGAGGCGGACGTATCTCTCCACACGCTGGCGGTCTGGCAGGAACTCACGGACACCGCTTGGGACTTCGGTATCTCCCCGGACGACTCCCAGACCCCCCGCAAGACCGCGGCCCGCATCGTCCGCCTGGGTCATCTCGACCCACCGGCCGCAGCCTTGGTGCACCGGGTGGCCGACGCGGTGGAACAGGTCCTCTACGCCCCCACCCCCCGCCCGCCGGCCGGTCTTGCGGAGGACGTCCGCGGCGTCCTGTCCGACCTCGAGTCCAAGTCCGCCTGGACGACGAACCTGCGCGCCCGGCTGGCCCCACGCTCGAGCGCGCGGGTCGCCTGGGCCCTGTCGGACTGGTGGACCGACGTCAAACGGCGTGCCGCAGCGGCCCGCCCGACGTTGCGCAGGCCCTCCACGCCGGGTGAGCGGGGGTAA
- a CDS encoding DUF58 domain-containing protein — translation MTFGGTGQAEADRGEKSGIRTALAGLTTRGRSFLAAGIAAAICSYILGQSDLLRVGLLLAVLPLVCATVLYRTRYRVAGSRRLSPARVPAGSEARVHLRMDNVSRLPTGLLMLQDRVPYVLGPRPRFVLDRVEAGGRREVSYRVRSDLRGRYPLGPLQLRLSDPFGMCELTRSFSAHDTLTVIPRVEPLPSVRFSGEAKGYGDGRHRSLALAGEDDVIPRGYRYGDDLRRVHWRSTARYGELMVRREEQPQRARCTVLLDTRGPAFQGAGPDSAFEWAVSGTASVLVHMLERGFSVRLLTDTGSSVPAEGADGFAGASQESADAAGLMMDTLAVVDHSDGTGLSRAYDVMRGGNEGLLVAFFGDLDEEQATVAAKMRQRSGGAVAFVLDCGSWVREPTDVPGALDRGEERLRMLREAGWTALSVPRGASLDQLWRQADRARTDSAAISGAYGEGGRA, via the coding sequence ATGACCTTCGGTGGGACCGGCCAGGCAGAGGCGGACCGCGGTGAGAAGAGCGGGATCCGCACCGCACTGGCCGGTCTGACCACGCGTGGCCGCTCCTTCCTGGCCGCCGGTATCGCGGCCGCCATCTGCTCCTACATCCTCGGGCAGAGCGACCTGCTGCGCGTCGGGCTGCTCCTCGCGGTGCTCCCGCTGGTCTGCGCGACGGTGCTGTACCGCACGCGCTACCGGGTGGCGGGCAGCCGCAGGCTCTCCCCCGCGCGCGTGCCCGCCGGCAGCGAGGCCCGCGTCCATCTGCGGATGGACAACGTCTCCCGGCTGCCCACGGGCCTGCTGATGCTCCAGGACCGGGTGCCGTACGTCCTCGGACCGCGCCCCCGCTTCGTCCTGGACCGGGTGGAGGCGGGCGGCCGCCGCGAGGTCTCCTACCGTGTGCGCTCCGACCTGCGCGGCCGCTATCCGCTGGGCCCGCTGCAGCTGCGCCTGAGCGACCCGTTCGGCATGTGCGAGCTGACCCGCTCCTTCTCGGCTCACGACACCCTGACGGTCATCCCGCGCGTGGAGCCGCTGCCATCGGTGCGCTTCAGCGGCGAGGCGAAGGGCTACGGCGACGGGCGGCACCGCTCGCTCGCCCTGGCCGGCGAGGACGACGTGATCCCGCGCGGCTACCGCTACGGCGACGATCTGCGCCGCGTGCACTGGCGCTCCACGGCCCGCTACGGCGAGCTGATGGTGCGCCGCGAGGAGCAGCCGCAGCGCGCCCGGTGCACAGTGCTGCTGGACACCCGGGGCCCAGCCTTCCAGGGCGCGGGCCCCGACTCGGCCTTCGAGTGGGCCGTGTCGGGCACGGCGTCCGTTCTGGTCCACATGCTCGAACGGGGCTTCTCCGTCCGGCTCCTGACGGACACCGGCAGCTCGGTGCCCGCCGAGGGCGCCGACGGGTTCGCGGGCGCGAGCCAGGAGTCCGCGGACGCGGCCGGGCTGATGATGGACACCCTCGCTGTGGTCGACCACTCGGACGGTACGGGTCTGTCGCGGGCGTACGACGTCATGCGCGGCGGCAACGAAGGGCTGCTGGTCGCCTTCTTCGGCGACCTCGACGAGGAGCAGGCGACCGTGGCCGCCAAGATGCGGCAGCGCAGCGGCGGCGCGGTGGCCTTCGTGCTGGACTGCGGGTCCTGGGTTCGGGAACCCACCGATGTGCCAGGCGCGTTGGACAGGGGGGAGGAGCGGTTGCGGATGCTGCGGGAGGCGGGCTGGACGGCCCTGAGCGTGCCGCGGGGCGCTTCGCTGGACCAGCTGTGGCGCCAGGCGGACCGTGCGCGCACGGACTCGGCCGCGATCAGTGGCGCGTATGGCGAGGGGGGACGGGCATGA
- a CDS encoding AAA family ATPase — translation MTTYDDRASLTDLTATAERVRSSVEGVIEGKPEVVRLSLTVLLAEGHLLIEDVPGVGKTMLAKALARSIDCSVRRIQFTPDLLPSDITGVSIWDQQRKDFEFKPGAIFAQIVIGDEINRASPKTQSALLESMEERQVTIDGQTYELPSPFMVVATQNPVEMEGTYPLPEAQRDRFMARVSVGYPSVEAELQMLDVHGGVSPLEDLQPVAHAHDIVKLIDAVRGVHVAEPVRRYAVELVGATRTHPDLRLGASPRATLHLLRAAKASAALSGREYALPDDVQALAVAVLAHRLLPTAQAQLNRRTSEQVVQEIMQRTPVPAAPQQQTGFGGLGRGTPTYGQQPPRRLG, via the coding sequence GTGACGACCTATGACGATCGAGCGAGCCTCACTGATCTGACCGCCACTGCGGAGCGTGTCCGCAGTTCGGTGGAGGGTGTGATCGAGGGCAAGCCCGAGGTCGTACGGCTTTCGCTGACCGTACTGCTCGCCGAGGGACATCTTCTGATCGAGGATGTCCCCGGCGTGGGCAAAACAATGCTGGCCAAGGCGCTGGCGCGATCCATCGACTGTTCGGTCCGGCGTATCCAGTTCACGCCCGACCTGCTGCCGTCCGACATCACCGGTGTGTCGATCTGGGACCAGCAGCGCAAGGACTTCGAGTTCAAGCCCGGCGCGATCTTCGCCCAGATCGTGATCGGCGACGAGATCAACCGTGCCTCGCCGAAGACCCAGTCCGCGCTGCTGGAGTCCATGGAGGAGCGCCAGGTCACGATCGACGGGCAGACCTATGAGCTGCCGAGCCCCTTCATGGTGGTGGCGACGCAGAACCCGGTCGAGATGGAGGGCACCTACCCGCTGCCCGAGGCACAGCGCGACCGCTTCATGGCCCGCGTCTCCGTCGGCTACCCCAGCGTGGAGGCCGAGCTGCAGATGCTGGACGTGCACGGCGGTGTCTCGCCGCTGGAGGACCTCCAGCCGGTGGCGCACGCGCACGACATCGTGAAGCTGATCGACGCCGTCCGCGGCGTCCACGTGGCCGAGCCGGTCCGGCGGTACGCGGTGGAGCTGGTCGGCGCCACACGCACGCACCCCGACCTCAGACTCGGCGCCTCGCCGCGCGCGACGCTGCATCTGCTGCGCGCGGCGAAGGCGTCCGCAGCTCTGAGCGGCCGGGAGTACGCGCTGCCGGACGACGTGCAGGCCCTCGCCGTGGCCGTCCTGGCCCACCGCCTGCTGCCCACCGCGCAGGCCCAGCTGAACCGGCGTACGTCCGAGCAGGTCGTCCAGGAGATCATGCAGCGCACCCCGGTGCCCGCCGCGCCCCAGCAGCAGACCGGCTTCGGGGGCCTCGGCCGGGGCACTCCGACGTACGGCCAGCAGCCGCCGCGGAGGCTCGGATGA
- a CDS encoding beta-class carbonic anhydrase, which produces MAFFVPSHNGTVRRVTSTVMGMTTSASVPTGPQGAIADRGTVTDRLVEANERYAAAFTDPGMDARPVLHVAVVACMDARLDLHAALGLELGDCHTIRNAGGVVTDDVIRSLTISQRKLGTRSIVLIHHTGCGLESLTEDFRTELELEVGQRPAWAVESFRDVDQDVRQSMQRVRTSPFLVHTDDVRGFVFDVKTGLLREIDPA; this is translated from the coding sequence ATGGCGTTCTTTGTCCCCTCTCACAACGGGACCGTTCGGCGCGTGACCAGTACCGTCATGGGTATGACGACTTCTGCATCGGTTCCCACTGGCCCCCAGGGCGCGATAGCCGACCGCGGCACGGTCACCGACCGTCTCGTCGAGGCGAACGAGCGCTACGCCGCCGCCTTCACCGACCCGGGCATGGACGCCCGGCCCGTGCTCCACGTCGCCGTCGTCGCCTGCATGGACGCCCGTCTCGACCTGCACGCCGCGCTCGGCCTGGAGCTCGGCGACTGCCACACCATCCGCAACGCGGGAGGCGTCGTCACCGACGACGTGATCCGCTCGCTCACCATCAGCCAGCGCAAGCTCGGCACCCGCAGCATCGTGCTGATCCACCACACCGGCTGCGGTCTGGAGTCCCTCACCGAGGACTTCCGCACCGAGCTGGAGCTGGAGGTCGGCCAGCGGCCCGCCTGGGCGGTGGAGTCCTTCCGCGACGTCGACCAGGACGTGCGGCAGTCGATGCAGCGCGTGCGCACCTCGCCGTTCCTGGTGCACACCGACGACGTACGCGGCTTCGTGTTCGACGTGAAGACGGGTCTGCTGCGCGAGATCGATCCCGCGTAA
- the rsmH gene encoding 16S rRNA (cytosine(1402)-N(4))-methyltransferase RsmH: MSQSRHVPVMLQRCLDLLAPALQRPGAVVVDCTLGLGGHSEALLEQFPEARLVALDRDKEALRLSGERLAAYGERAGLVHAVYDELPDVLARLGIARVQGVLFDLGVSSMQLDEADRGFAYAQDAPLDMRMDQTSGISAAEVLNTYPAGELVRILRAYGEEKQAKRIVAAVVHERDKEPFTNSARLVELIRDALPQAAKRTGGNPAKRTFQALRIEVNGELSVLERAIPAAVAALDVGGRIAVLSYHSLEDRLVKQVFAAGAANTAPPGLPVVPEQYQPRLKLLTRGAELPTEEEVAENRRAAPARLRGAERIRESIE; the protein is encoded by the coding sequence TTGAGCCAGAGTCGACATGTCCCGGTGATGCTCCAGCGGTGCCTGGACCTGTTGGCCCCCGCGCTGCAGCGGCCGGGAGCCGTGGTCGTCGACTGCACGCTCGGGCTCGGCGGCCACAGCGAGGCTCTCCTCGAGCAGTTCCCCGAGGCCCGGCTCGTCGCCCTCGACCGGGACAAGGAGGCCCTGCGCCTGTCCGGCGAGCGGCTCGCGGCGTACGGCGAGCGCGCCGGCCTCGTGCACGCCGTCTACGACGAGCTGCCCGACGTCCTCGCGAGGCTCGGCATCGCGCGCGTGCAGGGCGTCCTGTTCGACCTCGGCGTCTCCTCCATGCAGCTCGACGAGGCCGACCGCGGCTTCGCCTACGCCCAGGACGCCCCCCTCGACATGCGCATGGACCAGACGAGCGGCATCAGCGCCGCCGAGGTCCTCAACACCTACCCGGCCGGCGAACTCGTCCGGATCCTGCGTGCGTACGGCGAGGAGAAGCAGGCCAAGCGGATCGTGGCCGCCGTGGTGCACGAGCGGGACAAGGAGCCGTTCACCAACAGCGCCCGGCTGGTGGAGCTCATCCGGGACGCGCTGCCGCAGGCCGCCAAGCGCACCGGCGGCAACCCGGCCAAGCGCACCTTCCAGGCGCTGCGCATCGAGGTCAACGGCGAGCTCTCCGTCCTGGAGCGGGCGATCCCGGCTGCCGTTGCGGCCCTCGACGTCGGCGGGCGGATCGCCGTGCTGTCGTACCACTCGCTGGAGGACCGGCTGGTCAAGCAGGTGTTCGCGGCCGGCGCCGCCAACACCGCCCCGCCCGGGCTGCCGGTTGTCCCCGAGCAGTACCAGCCCCGGCTCAAGCTGCTGACGCGCGGTGCCGAACTTCCCACCGAGGAAGAGGTCGCCGAGAACCGGCGCGCGGCACCGGCGCGGCTGCGGGGCGCCGAACGCATCAGGGAGTCCATCGAATGA